The sequence TACATTTTATTTTCGGTAATTTATTTCCATAATGTAAAACCAAAAAGTAAAAGctagtttatttataaaaagctaaaagttaaacgtttgaaataaagttaaaataaaaaacaaaaagctcaaaactgTAGTCAATAGGAAAATATTCATGGGATTTCTATATACCAATTACATGAAAAAAGTGTTGGGGatattacacaaaataataatggaaGAACAAGGTGAAtacaaaagacaaacaaaaataaataacttagaggcacaatatcatttttcttagacaatatttgtccTCACACTATTGCTGCTAAAGGGTTATCGCAAATTTATCTCCAGGATACAATCAAGATATTGGGTTTTACAAATACCAATTCTAGAGTCAACATGTTTTATAAAACCCTTCACAAAGTTTGATACCTCTTCAAACATTCAGAACAATTACTaaaaaattctacagaaaatcATGTTTTACGACTTTCAATCAGTCGAAAGTTCCTTTTGATTAATCAAGTGCTCTTTTCAATCAATCAAACAAGAATTGAATAGCAATCGATTCATCCAAAGGCtccacaattatttttttaccatttcgatcaatcgagccaaAGCTTTGACTGATCGAAAATGTTTGATTTCGaattttcatttagaaaattttagaacttagtattttcactttatgaaaaaatattatctaaactcaaatatcattattacaacttattgatgtatatacctatatatacgaCAAAAAGTTCCTCCTTTAAGCATTAGGTTTAGGTACGCTGATTTTGGTTCTACAGGGAATGTGAGCTTATTCTACCAACTTGGCCGAAATATAGATTTCGATACCATTTTGTTTGCCTAGCTTGTAAGCAAATGTTAAGTtgtaaagttgttttttttttgtgataaaagtTGTTAATTCGTTTAGTTCGgctaaaaaactatttatacCTTTGAACTTTTCTAAATATATCCACTTTATTATAAAAACTAGCAGTTTACACCCATTCCATTAACATTAGTTATAATATTGCTATTTACTCTCTCAGTAGAGGGACatcaaaagaaatgaaaggtagtttaaataaattacttTAACTTCATAAGTTTGACACCATGTTGTTGTCTCTTGGATTTGGACATCCCTACTTAATTGAAGGAAAATAGTAGAAAAGACTAGGGAATTGTAAATCACAAGTATTgttcaaagaaaaccaagatgttgTGAATTGAgatacaattattattatcatcaattttatttttttggtgagtTACAAGAAGGACACATTGAGACCGTGATATActgataaaattttcaaagattgGGATAACTTAGGCTAAGTAATCGAAAATTGAAGGAAGATTGCGAAAGAGAGAACAGAACTATACATCAGTAATGTAAACTCGTATTATTATCAGAAAGCCCAACaaatattactcaaaaaaaaaaaaaaaaagagaaaaaaaaggtgcaaaacaaatattttctcCACAGGTATTACCAAATCatcaaaatttacatcaaaATAACATCACACTGCACAACCTTAACGAGCTGACACAGCAGAAGCCTCTTTTTCACTGGAAATCAATAGCTCTGATTCAGCTCCATCAGCCCTGAAAACATTATTAGCAATCTCTGGCTCTGATTCAGCTCCATCAGCTCTGAAAACCTTAGCAATCTTTTCTGTAGGGACCAAGGGAAGGTATGAGGAAACCCTGTACCCCTTCTCTGCAGTGCTACGCACTGTTTGGTTATACTTCTCAGTGCAATAAGCTGCTCCTGGTACAACAACTTGAGCCACTTGGGGGAAAAGAGGGAGCTGATTGAGTTTGTGCCAAGCTGACTTTGCGCATTGCTCAGCCTTTGGTTCATACTTGAAGTATAGTTCCTTGGCAGTTGGCTCATACTTGGTGTACACAGATTTGGCAAGTCCAGAGGCGGTGTCTACCACCCCAGCACGCTTAACTTCGGAGGCAACAGCTTGAGCAACCACTGGGGCTTTTTGAGCAGCTGAGAAGGCCTGGGAAGAAACCTGCTTGATGGTTGGGGGTACACGGCGGTCCAACCGAATCACAGACTCATCAACCTGCAATCAAGTGAGCAAGCAACAAATTACAAACGGTAAACTCATCAAGGTTTTGTTAAatatcaaccaaaaaagaatTCTTAAGGAGGCAGCCGATAATTTATGATAAAGGCTATTCCAGAACCAGTATAAACCATATAGGATCACATCCATGAAGATTAAAGATGAGATACATCTCCTACAATTTAACTGTTATGGGGCAAACTAGGAACTTCGATATCGCTCACCATTACTCTCTgcaaattatttaataaatagaaGTATATATTTGAGATAACAGCATTCTAAATTCAAATTGAGGATGTATAAGTGTGAACATCATGTCTTTCACTACAAACAATCAGCATGGCCATTTCAGCATTGGGGCTCATATGAACAGTACATGATAAGCAAATAAGCAAATTTGTCGGTACCCATTACAATCCTAATCACACTACATGATAGTAAGACGATAAATGATTCGGTAACCAACGATAATCCTAATTGCAGTCCATGCAATAATAAGATAACAACCGATTCAATGAGAATGGATTTAGGACTAAGACTCACCTTGCGGTCCACATACTTTAGGAC comes from Castanea sativa cultivar Marrone di Chiusa Pesio chromosome 3, ASM4071231v1 and encodes:
- the LOC142630031 gene encoding REF/SRPP-like protein At3g05500, yielding MAEGDLKPQQEEMTEEEQRLKYLQFVQVAAIHTIMCFTNLYVYAKDKSGPLKTGVETVEGTVKGVVGPVYDKFHDVPIEVLKYVDRKVDESVIRLDRRVPPTIKQVSSQAFSAAQKAPVVAQAVASEVKRAGVVDTASGLAKSVYTKYEPTAKELYFKYEPKAEQCAKSAWHKLNQLPLFPQVAQVVVPGAAYCTEKYNQTVRSTAEKGYRVSSYLPLVPTEKIAKVFRADGAESEPEIANNVFRADGAESELLISSEKEASAVSAR